Proteins encoded within one genomic window of Anopheles gambiae chromosome 3, idAnoGambNW_F1_1, whole genome shotgun sequence:
- the LOC1277930 gene encoding uncharacterized protein LOC1277930 isoform X13 → MPERARVNSMMDHMNEWSGLNLSAKGSGGGGGSSSAAATIVSSLTAGGMNSSGSNNQSSGMMEQDDAPLNLSMKPSKSSNEGMRSDSTHSASSSSPAMSGASANSLQSLSTITAALGGAAGNANDSSRSRRKSDNKNRRNAAAAAAAAAAAAAAALGAGPLGLDGSVNMSLASAAAAYAAAAPVSTGAGLGTGTNSTSTLNSLLMASVGTGTGTNTITTTSNTTTSGGGSSGSGSGGGIAGGSSSAAGGASSSATAAANAANHQLMAAQLGFNSSLSELLKISNYEEYDYASLSGGSQFKEGRPRNLGRGVSKPKKNTVASLLAQSRAVGSKPLTAQQLLTQDAEIEKLRQAMLEASRNQSMDNSTSNTNTDTESISESGMSESEGEEHINLKELRVPLEKGWRRETVIRGLTRNGHIKGDVYYYPPQSVNKMKGMNQIQLYLDQFKPKDLSRDNFSFSAKAIVGTFLQPAPLPYATDGEFIKMTDVEVARRLEDLKMFTRHAGLGVEQRIEIAKQQQALRDAKKLAKEEMNKNKEKARQAKEAERNERLEQQRKERELKNQQALEAKKKREEELARQKAEEAARKAQEKEQKRQQALLQKEQELAKQKELMYAMEMERERRRQHMALIKQLELRRKFEEKEKKKHQVILDKLIQREKKLVMRKRDTNILAELRKPQEDSEIVDQTVLPSFSRIPGLKLTGTGYADLLMVFEFLHNFGETLGFDMESLPNLQSLHLALTSENAIDAEEELLSVMTHLLVCAIEDPGIPNPGRHTTLLGQTLRQADITHTNVSEILRIYLYAVATGEVKLQSGINLERDRDAPSKHHLVNDEDFKMCSTKNSQFYELLAENARYKLSELLKDKPFVALNPTTKTEILAMLCNDLLMNKAVCKQIDSSLEAQAQLKKERYLLDNKIRKYKMLVARKQRLEQYEKAQQAALEKSLSMKAAEEAKRAEEAAAMAAAAAAAEAAAAAAAEAAASAATASSEEAALAAEGETKLPAGETEATAGDSECEVVENGTEKESAPPVEGEGFNSVPPAEGASGQGELEEGEIVNKKDFGAEGHKTDDDDDDDDNDVVEIVPMPVTCTVTEDSCPNTIPTSSEVEGEENGQSKLDTTAAPESGEPMDTSSVEPSESSSLNQNHTESLNGIDAPTPAGDSCSTRIEGNGPSAHHPLPEEHHAPPTTPPPPPPPAPSQHAIVHPVMQQHNKAIMQLEPGEIPPPGMDISALGMRHMAGGEIQTISVPSTPEESPVKMGEVGGETPNGGVFNIPGKPLTAEMTNGGEQPSQHQQQTPQVHQNQSNNSASELDLLSKSMINDHSTCGDRADEDNSDLESEGTQLEEDEDAHLTAEEAQRKYDKILETSFQNKQQLENALNQLRVKCFGQDRYWRRYWNLGKCGGIYVEAMESTQPEMYRYENALEEVQSRPDYVPKYAPAIKPESAVKQDPAEDVAAAECKKEEGEVDAVKPEIIADEQGTKQELQPTEDRKRKRCSSVSLKKLKKKKKKQRTTSEGGESFRGNHGSAAGGFNDAADDEDDGDDEEEDGPDDEDDCSRTSFSNGPALEDGRTADSQSDDCKIIEEPEVVQKEGASNGDNGANGQSATREGTGEDRTGSSSEINNGSNDNADGEGHGQKENEAQQENHKSVEDGQSVEGAPNHNATPKKSDDQLMDIEDSIPTAILVQKGNDHDETKTVEVNNQIGGVNVSPHQPTAGSGASAATPEDDDDVTMVQEETPTITIPDDDTESGDRMPTAPCEGVKTEHDNKGSTTLTDSMNCDMKPKLMENGVEMRDPGELVECQLQEVDDDEEIVTGARGNHGSANDCKPMIAAGDNGGVDRKPRTTTTTSSVISYGSDVEMIEVKDEDSNNCAVRAPITPGSYLYLRNTDTKQEKEFSDQLLNRWFSIVDKELPLSSTECPLPTINGSTPASLARQIFTNITCREICQIQGNRWDIGNNIQFFSVPLEKGVEIHFPNESILSMSGLDDDEINEVIAKKSRPEPLQLSDMKPAFKRETIEYSYSQHHPNQIRLRAEMMAEETADPEEYGNFSLPAYMTLTLSNLTAYVQCDQFQPLQMTPEEEKQLEDVKQHGAPQKTEPQVVPREFRYGWWKINDIEELNELIKALNPRGVRERLLRQSLLESLAESVNLTTPHHVSHPRAAPPPNGYIEPEAWNAWNPSIARRVEVALLDQIEAMEDKVASASMQVKGWQMPQREGDSENGVVEDVTIEMLRERILGLEAAIERRYLKPPLGIKSPIHSTTEAQMAVIAQQESHSNQNNVSNLSNCSNSSAEDENLPKGLLSWRDAVERSVTTAQLSMALYVLESCVAWDKSIMKANCQFCQSGESEDKLLLCDGCDRGYHTYCFKPRMDKIPDGDWYCFECKNKATGDRKCIVCGGLRPPPLGKMVYCELCPRAYHQDCYIPPMLKYPRGKWYCQNCVAKAPPKKKPQRKPKERTTNNSSQSLLNSSLNSSQNQSLNSSHEDIATTPLSPAHSIASTSHEESSAPQHLQPPHSSVPGVPMPAAPATASTSSAYHHQLQQQQQHPQQPLPPPLHPQQYGGAPLVDANNYAMCHPPVPNETMALYGQQQAQQLQQQQQQQQYYQQYYQQQQPSTSVGPALAPPAPPQQPYYPTPVESSATSAATVEQEAQSDYVASGEAAQYSASEGYTHAQSTSECEPDQQESPAEVDDQIEASSESPVPAAGGGEFYSPSSNAMNAAGSSTSYLDSDRTPGGQDGEEGSCGGDSSEEYQPRPSPVKDSLCLAGSSSSSSSSISDHQRKERSKERDEAKERAKQEKKATKRLLKELAVCKTILEEMELHEDSWPFLLPVNTKQFPTYRKVIKSPMDLSTIKKRLQDLVYKSREDFIADVRQIFDNCEVFNEDDSPVGIAGHGMRKFFEQRWADLTDKHS, encoded by the exons ATGCCGGAAAGGGCGCGGGTAA ATTCCATGATGGATCATATGAACGAATGGTCGGGACTTAATCTGAGCGCGAAAGGCTCGGGTGGAGGTGGTGGGTCTTCTTCGGCCGCTGCCACCATTGTGTCCTCGTTGACGGCGGGCGGTATGAACAGTAGCGGAAGCAACAATCAGTCATCCGGCATGATGGAGCAGGACGATGCACCGCTCAACCTGTCGATGAAACCGTCAAAATCGTCCAACGAAGGAATGCGCAGTGACTCCACCCACTCGGCATCCTCGTCCTCACCTGCCATGTCCGGTGCGAGTGCCAACAGTTTGCAGAGCCTGAGCACCATCACGGCGGCGCTCGGTGGAGCGGCCGGCAATGCGAACGATTCGTCACGAT cgCGTCGAAAGTCCGACAATAAAAACCGTCGCAATGCGGCggctgcagcagcggcagcggcggccgctgccgctgccgcacTCGGGGCCGGTCCCCTCGGCCTGGACGGGAGTGTCAACATGAGCCTGGCATCGGCGGCAGCCGCGTACGCTGCGGCCGCACCGGTCTCGACCGGTGCAGGTCTGGGCACCGGTACGAACAGCACCAGCACGCTCAACTCCCTGCTGATGGCGTCGGTTGGGACCGGCACGGGTACCaataccatcaccaccacctccaacaCAACCACCAGCGGCGGCGGTAGCAGTGGCAGCGGAAGCGGTGGGGGCATTGCCGGGGGCAGCAGTAGCGCCGCCGGTGGCGCTTCGTCCTCGGCCACGGCTGCTGCCAATGCCGCCAACCATCAGCTGATGGCGGCTCAGCTGGGCTTCAACAGCTCACTGTCGGAGCTTTTGAAAATCTCCAATTACGAGGAGTACGATTACGCATCGCTCAGCGGCGGAT CTCAATTCAAGGAAGGACGTCCACGTAATCTGGGCCGAGGTGTGTCCAAGCCGAAGAAGAACACCGTTGCCTCCCTGTTGGCGCAGAGCCGTGCCGTTGGCTCGAAGCCACTGACTGCCCAGCAGTTGCTCACACAGGATGCAGAAATT GAAAAGCTACGCCAGGCAATGCTTGAGGCGAGTCGAAACCAATCGATGGACAATAGCACCTCCAACACCAACACCGACACCGAAAGCATCTCCGAGAGCGGCATGTCCGAGTCGGAGGGCGAGGAGCACATTAACTTGAAGGAGCTTCGCGTTCCGCTCGAGAAGGGTTGGCGCCGAGAGACGGTGATTCGCGGGCTCACGAGAAACGGGCACATCAAGGGTGATGTGTACTACTACCCACCGCAGAGCGTGAACAAGATGAAGGGCATGAATCAAATTCAGCTG TATCTAGATCAGTTTAAACCGAAGGATCTGAGCCGCGATAACTTTAGCTTCTCGGCGAAGGCCATCGTTGGTACGTTCTTGCAACCTGCCCCACTGCCGTACGCGACGGACGGTGAGTTCATCAAGATGACGGACGTTGAGGTGGCACGCCGGCTGGAGGATCTGAAAATGTTCACCCGGCATGCGGGACTCGGTGTAGAACAGAGGATCGAAATCGCCAAGCAACAGCAGGCACTGCGGGACGCAAAGAAGTTGGCCAAGGAAGAGATGAACAAAAATAAGGAAAAG GCACGACAGGCAAAGGAAGCTGAACGGAATGAACGCTTGGAGCAGCAGCGCAAAGAGAGGGAACTGAAAAATCAACAGGCACTAGAG GCAAAGAAGAAGCGTGAAGAGGAACTTGCACGACAGAAAGCGGAGGAAGCTGCCCGTAAAGCACAG GAAAAAGAACAGAAACGACAGCAGGCACTTCTGCAGAAGGAACAG GAACTTGCCAAGCAGAAGGAGTTGATGTATGCAATGGAAATG GAACGTGAAAGGCGAAGGCAACATATGGCCCTGATTAAACAGTTAGAGCTGCGTCGCAAATTcgaagagaaggaaaagaagaaacaccAG GTAATTCTGGATAAGTTGATCCAACGGGAGAAGAAACTCGTGATGAGAAAGCGGGACACAAACATTCTAGCCGAATTGAG AAAACCTCAAGAGGACTCCGAGATCGTGGATCAAACGGTGTTGCCTTCTTTCTCAAGAATTCCTGGCCTCAAGCTGACGGGTACCGGGTATGCTGATCTGCTGATGGTATTTGAGTTCTTGCACAACTTTGGCGAAACGCTTGGATTCG ACATGGAGTCACTGCCCAACTTGCAATCTTTGCATCTCGCACTAACGTCGGAGAACGCGATCGATGCCGAGGAAGAGCTGCTGTCTGTGATGACACATCTCCTTGTGTGCGCAATAGAAGATCCGGGCATCCCCAACCCAGGCCGCCATACGACACTGCTCGGCCAAACGCTACGCCAGGCGGACATCACGCACACGAACGTGTCGGAAATATTGCGCATCTATCTGTACGCGGTGGCCACCGGCGAGGTGAAGCTACAGTCCGGCATCAATCTCGAGCGCGATCGTGACGCCCCGTCCAAGCATCATCTAGTCAATGACGAGGATTTCAAGATGTGCAGCACGAAGAACTCCCAGTTCTACGAGCTGCTGGCCGAGAACGCACGCTACAAACTGTCCGAGCTGCTGAAGGACAAACCGTTCGTGGCGCTCAACCCAACCACCAAGACGGAAATCCTGGCCATGCTGTGCAACGATCTGCTCATGAACAAAGCCGTCTGCAAGCAGATCGACAGCAGTCTGGAGGCGCAAGCGCAACTCAAAAAGGAACGGTACCTGCTGGACAACAAAATCCGAAAGTACAAGATGCTGGTAGCCCGCAAACAGCGGCTGGAGCAGTACGAGAAGGCACAGCAAGCAGCGCTGGAGAAATCACTCTCCATGAAGGCAGCCGAAGAAGCGAAACGTGCGGAAGAGGCCGCGGCAATGgcggccgcagcagcagcagcggaagcagccgcagcagcagcagccgaggcagcagcttcagcagcgaCCGCGTCGTCAGAAGAAGCAGCGTTAGCAGCCGAGGGAGAGACTAAGCTTCCGGCAGGTGAAACTGAGGCCACAGCGGGTGACAGTGAGTGTGAAGTGGTTGAGAacggtacggaaaaggagtcGGCGCCACCAGTTGAAGGGGAAGGATTCAATTCCGTCCCACCGGCCGAAGGAGCAAGTGGGCAGGGAGAGCTGGAAGAAGGTGAAATTGTTAACAAGAAAGATTTCGGTGCGGAAGGACATAAgactgatgatgacgatgatgatgacgataatGACGTTGTAGAAATCGTCCCAATGCCGGTAACGTGTACAGTGACGGAAGATTCCTGCCCAAACACTATCCCCACATCGTCCGAGGTGGAAGGGGAAGAAAATGGTCAGTCAAAGCTAGACACCACCGCTGCGCCAGAATCGGGTGAACCAATGGATACGTCATCGGTAGAGCCGTCCGAGTCCAGCTCACTCAATCAAAATCACACCGAATCTCTGAATGGTATCGACGCTCCTACGCCTGCCGGGGATAGTTGTTCTACTCGGATTGAAGGAAACGGTCCTAGCGCACATCATCCACTGCCGGAGGAACATCACGCTCCGCCTACCacacctcctccaccaccaccgccggcacCATCGCAGCACGCCATCGTGCATCCTGTAatgcagcagcacaacaagGCGATCATGCAGCTAGAGCCAGGGGAAATACCGCCACCCGGTATGGACATTTCGGCACTGGGCATGCGTCACATGGCTGGAGGCGAAATACAGACGATATCTGTACCCTCAACGCCTGAGGAAAGCCCAGTGAAGATGGGCGAGGTGGGTGGTGAGACGCCCAACGGTGGTGTGTTCAACATTCCCGGCAAACCACTAACCGCCGAAATGACCAACGGCGGCGAGCAACCGtcacagcaccagcagcagacaCCGCAAGTGCATCAGAATCAATCGAACAACTCCGCGTCGGAGTTGGACTTGCTGTCAAAGTCCATGATCAACGATCACAGCACATGCGGCGATCGGGCGGACGAAGACAACAGCGATCTGGAGAGCGAAGGCACTCAGCTGGAAGAGGACGAGGACGCCCATTTGACAGCGGAAGAGGCGCAGCGGAAGTATGACAAGATTCTGGAAACGTCCTTCCAGAACAAGCAGCAGCTGGAGAACGCACTGAACCAGCTGCGGGTGAAATGCTTCGGACAGGATCGGTACTGGCGTCGGTACTGGAATCTGGGCAAGTGTGGTGGCATCTACGTCGAGGCGATGGAATCAACCCAGCCTGAGATGTATCGGTATGAGAATGCGCTCGAAGAAGTGCAGAGCCGGCCCGACTACGTGCCGAAGTATGCGCCAGCCATCAAACCCGAGAGCGCAGTGAAGCAGGATCCAGCGGAAGAtgttgcagcagcagagtgCAAGAAAGAGGAAGGTGAAGTTGATGCGGTTAAGCCTGAAATTATCGCAGATGAACAGGGCACGAAACAGGAACTGCAGCCCACGGAGGATCGAAAGCGAAAGCGTTGCTCATCGGTGTCGCTTAAAAagttgaagaagaagaaaaagaagcaacgCACCACCTCCGAGGGTGGGGAATCGTTCCGTGGCAATCATGGCAGTGCTGCCGGTGGGTTTAACGATGCCGCtgacgatgaggatgatggtgatgatgaggaAGAGGACGGGCCAGACGATGAGGACGACTGTTCGCGTACTAGCTTCAGCAATGGGCCAGCGCTGGAGGATGGTCGTACTGCTGATTCACAGTCCGATGATTGTAAAATCATCGAAGAGCCGGAAGTTGTGCAAAAGGAAGGCGCTAGCAATGGCGATAATGGTGCAAATGGACAATCCGCTACTCGTGAGGGTACGGGAGAGGATCGTACCGGGTCCTCTAGCGAGATCAATAATGGATCAAATGACAACGCGGACGGAGAAGGCCATGGACAGAAGGAGAATGAAGCGCAACAGGAGAACCACAAATCGGTGGAAGATGGCCAATCGGTGGAAGGCGCCCCGAATCATAACGCAACGCCCAAGAAGTCCGACGATCAGCTTATGGACATTGAGGATTCAATTCCGACAGCGATCCTCGTACAGAAGGGCAACGATCACGATGAAACGAAAACGGTGGAAGTGAATAATCAGATTGGTGGTGTGAACGTGTCGCCCCATCAGCCTACGGCGGGCTCGGGAGCATCGGCAGCCACGCCCGAAGATGACGATGACGTGACGATGGTACAGGAGGAAACGCCCACGATCACCATCCCCGATGACGATACGGAGAGTGGCGATCGGATGCCGACGGCACCGTGCGAAGGTGTCAAGACGGAGCACGACAACAAGGGGTCAACGACGCTGACCGATAGCATGAACTGTGATATGAAGCCAAAACTGATGGAAAATGGAGTCGAGATGCGTGACCCGGGCGAGTTGGTCGAGTGTCAGCTGCAGGAGgtggacgacgacgaggagatAGTGACGGGAGCGCGTGGAAACCACGGCAGTGCGAACGATTGCAAACCAATGATCGCGGCCGGCGATAATGGTGGAGTTGATCGTAAGCCGcgcacgacgacgaccacctCCTCGGTGATCTCGTACGGCAGCGACGTTGAGATGATCGAGGTCAAGGACGAAGACAGCAACAACTGTGCGGTCCGTGCTCCGATCACGCCGGGCAGCTACCTTTACCTGCGCAACaccgacacgaagcaggagaAAGAGTTTAGCGATCAGCTGCTGAACCGTTGGTTCTCGATCGTGGACAAGGAGCTGCCGCTCTCGAGCACGGAATGTCCGCTGCCGACGATAAACGGCAGCACGCCCGCCTCTCTGGCGCGGCAAATCTTCACCAACATCACGTGCCGCGAGATCTGCCAGATTCAGGGCAACCGGTGGGACATTGGCAACAACATCCAGTTCTTCAGCGTGCCGCTGGAGAAGGGCGTCGAGATCCATTTCCCGAACGAGTCAATTCTGTCCATGTCCGGGCTGGACGATGACGAGATCAACGAGGTGATCGCGAAGAAGAGTCGCCCCGAACCGCTTCAGCTGTCCGACATGAAGCCGGCGTTCAAGCGGGAAACGATCGAGTACTCGTACAGCCAGCACCACCCGAACCAGATCCGGTTGCGGGCGGAGATGATGGCGGAGGAGACGGCCGATCCGGAAGAGTACGGGAACTTTTCGCTGCCGGCGTACATGACGCTTACCCTGTCGAATCTGACCGCGTACGTGCAGTGCGACCAGTTCCAACCGCTCCAGATGACACCGGAAGAGGAGAAGCAGCTGGAGGACGTGAAGCAGCACGGTGCACCGCAGAAAACCGAACCGCAGGTGGTGCCGCGTGAGTTTCGCTACGGCTGGTGGAAGATCAACGACATCGAGGAGCTGAACGAGCTGATCAAGGCGCTGAATCCGCGCGGCGTCCGGGAGCGGCTGCTGCGCCAGAGCCTGCTGGAGTCGCTGGCGGAAAGCGTGAACCTGACCACGCCGCACCATGTGTCGCACCCGCGGGCAGCACCGCCTCCGAACGGGTACATCGAGCCGGAAGCATGGAACGCCTGGAACCCGTCCATCGCGCGGCGAGTCGAGGTCGCACTGCTCGACCAGATCGAAGCGATGGAGGACAAGGTGGCGAGCGCCTCGATGCAGGTGAAGGGCTGGCAGATGCCGCAGCGCGAGGGCGACAGCGAGAACGGGGTGGTGGAGGACGTGACGATCGAGATGCTGCGCGAGCGCATCCTCGGGCTGGAAGCGGCCATCGAACGGCGCTACCTCAAGCCACCGCTGGGAATCAA GTCTCCCATCCACAGCACCACCGAGGCGCAGATGGCGGTCATTGCGCAGCAGGAGTCGCACAGCAATCAGAACAACGTCTCGAACCTGTCCAACTGCTCGAACAGTTCCGCCGAGGATGAGAATCTCCCGAAAG GTCTGCTGTCATGGCGCGACGCAGTAGAACGATCCGTCACTACCGCTCAACTCTCGATGGCACTGTACGTGCTGGAATCGTGCGTCGCCTGGGACAAGAGCATCATGAAAGCG AATTGTCAGTTCTGTCAATCGGGAGAGTCCGAGgacaagctgctgctgtgcgaCGGCTGCGACCGGGGCTACCACACCTACTGCTTCAAGCCACGCATGGACAAGATTCCGGACGGTGATTG GTATTGTTTTGAGTGTAAAAACAAAGCTACTGGTGATAGGAAGTGTATAGTTTGTGGAGGACTACGACCACCGCCGCTAGGCAAGATGGTCTACTGTGAGCTGTGTCCACGGGCCTACCATCAGGACTGCTACATACCGCCGATGCTGAAG TATCCCCGAGGCAAATGGTACTGCCAGAACTGTGTAGCAAAGGCACCGCCAAAGAAGAAGCCGCAGCGTAAGCCGAAGGAacgcaccaccaacaacagctCCCAGTCGCTGCTGAACAGCTCGCTCAACAGCTCGCAGAACCAGTCGCTCAACTCGTCCCACGAGGATATCGCAACGACCCCGTTAAG TCCAGCACATTCAATAGCGTCCACGAGTCATGAAGAATCGTCGGCGCCACAACATCTACAGCCACCGCATAGCAGCGTGCCGGGAGTACCGATGCCAGCGGCACCAGCAACAGCCTCAACATCATCGGCTTACCATCATcaactccagcagcagcagcaacatccacagcaaccactaccaccaccattacATCCGCAACAGTACGGAGGGGCACCTTTGGTTGATGCGAACAACTACGCCATGTGTCATCCCCCGGTGCCGAACGAAACGATGGCGCTGTACGGTCAACAGCAAgcacagcagctgcagcagcagcagcagcagcagcaatactATCAGCAGTACtatcagcaacaacagcctTCAACCTCGGTTGGGCCAGCCCTAGCTCCGCCAGCTCCGCCACAACAACCGTATTATCCAACTCCGGTCGAAAGTAGCGCGACCAGCGCGGCTACAGTAGAGCAAGAAGCACAGTCGGATTACGTCGCCTCCGGTGAGGCAGCACAATATTCCGCCTCCGAAGGCTACACCCACGCACAAAGCACATCGGAGTGTGAGCCAGATCAGCAGGAATCACCCGCTGAAGTGGACGATCAAATCGAGGCGTCATCGGAATCGCCCGTTCCcgccgctggtggtggtgaatttTATTCACCTTCAAGCAACGCGATGAATGCGGCAGGTAGCTCGACAAGCTATCTGGACAGCGATCGTACACCCGGCGGGCAGGATGGAGAGGAGGGCAGCTGTGGTGGCGACTCGTCGGAAGAGTATCAACCGCGACCGTCGCCGGTTAAGGACTCGCTGTGTCTGGcgggcagcagtagcagtagcagcagtagtattAGCGACCACCAGCGCAAGGAGCGGTCGAAGGAGCGCGATGAAGCGAAGGAGCGTGCCAAGCAGGAGAAGAAGGCCACCAAAAGACTGCTGAAAGAGTTGGCCGTCTGCAAAACCATCCTGGAGGAAATGGAG CTTCACGAAGATTCGTGGCCATTTTTGCTGCCGGTAAACACCAAACAGTTTCCGACGTATCGTAAGGTCATCAAAAGCCCGATGGATCTTTCGACGATTAAGAAACGCCTCCAGGATTTAGT ATATAAATCACGCGAAGACTTTATAGCAGACGTGCGGCAAATTTTCGACAACTGTGAAGTCTTCAACGAGGATGACTCACCTGTCGGCATTGCCGGGCACGGTATGCGCAAGTTCTTCGAGCAACGATGGGCTGACTTGACGGACAAGCACTCTTGA